GCAGGCTCGTAACTATTAACCTCAAATGCTAAAAACACCACGTCTTTGCCTTTGTATTTCTCAACCATTGCATTCAAATCAGGTATTTCCTTTTTGCAAGGAGCGCATGCAGTAAACCAGAAGTTCAACACTACCACTTTGCCTTTCAATTGGTTCAGATCATATTTTACGTTATCAACATCCACCACTGAAAACAAAGGAGCCGGTTTTCCCAATTGCGAAGCAAATATTTTTTCGCGTTCCTGACCTCTAGGCGACTTCGTTTCCTCGTCTATCACTTTTTTAAGATCTGCAATGGTTTTTTCCTCTTCTTTTTTAGTGGCTGGGCGGGCCACCTTAGCCCTGATTACAGAAGCTGAATCAACAAAAACATCCGCAATCATCTTAAAATGGCTGTTTTCAATCAGTTGATTAAATTCAGTATAGTACAGTTTCTTGTAGTCCGGAGTCAAGAACCGTATATCAGAACTAAAAATATTTTTCGCCTGAGTGATAGAATCCGCGTATTTCAATTCTTTATCAGAACTCACTTTTCGGAGCCCTTGTAGATATTTCGCTTTACGCTCTTCAATTTGTTTTAAGCTGTCAGCTTTTGTTGTGCTAACCACTTGCGCCTTCAACATACCGGTTGAACACACAACAAATAAGGCTGGTAATAATACTTTATTAAGTAACATGGGATATATTCTTTTAATACTGCTCAAGGCATTACCAAATTGGTAATGCCCGAACAATACAATATTTAATAATGAAGAATACTTCGTTTTTAGAAGCAACCTGATTTATTTTTTGTTTACAACTTTTACAGGAGCTTCTTCCAAAAGCTTAGGAATCATCTTTCCGTAGTCATCAAGAGCCACAGGATTTAATCCTACATACCCGGTGCGAATGATACCATTTTTGTCAATTAAAAAGTTTGCAGGGAATACTTTTGCCTGATATTGTTTCATAGCCGCATCTTTTCCACCTAATACAATTTGGTAAGAAAAAGGAGCACGCTTCAAGAATTTCTGCACATCCTCATTTGTAGCGTTAGCACATTCAGGAGCTAAGAAAACAATGTCCTTACGGTCTTTGTATTTCTCTACAAATTTATTCAACGTAGGGATTTCTTCCACACAAGGTTTGCACATTGTAAACCAGAAATTCATCACCACTACTTTCCCTTTTAAGCTGCTGATGCTAACCTCTTTTCCGTCAAGTGTTTTTACTGTAAAGTCTGGCGCAGGTTGGCCTACTAATTTACTCAGTTCGACATTATTTGTAGCAATAGGTGAACCCGATTTCGAAGCATAAGAAGCCCTAACTGCTTCTACTCTCTTTGCCTTCTCTTCTGGTGTGGTTTTACGAAGTACAGCAGCCTTTTTGTTATACCCTATGTCTCCATAAGTATTATCCGTCCAATCTCCTGATATATCATAAAGAAGCTTACGATATTGTTCAAAAGGAATTTGAATGTACTCTGCAGTATAGTACTTAATTTCAGCCAGCTTGAATTCTTTATCTTTCGCTGCTTCATTCAGCGCTTTCATGAATTCAGGAGTAGCTTTTTTCAAATCTTCCATACCCGCTAAAGCTTTTGTTTTTCTTGCAGCAATAGAGTCAGCATTCTTAAAATATGCTTTTGTTGAATCTATGGTAACAAATTTTACAGTTTGAGCATAACTGCTTTGTGCTGATAAAGCAAGTGAAAATGCCGCAATTAATAATTTATTGATGGTCTTCATTATCTAAGTTTATTATATGACTAATTAATATCTATTTTGTTTAAACGGAATTGCAGATTACCAATCTTTATTTTGAATTAACTTATTACCTGGTCTATCCATTTCAGTTTGAGGGATAGGGAACAAATAATGTTTATCCAAAAATGCCCTGCTATACTGAGTGGTAGTAAATGCAGAATAAGCATAAGTTTTTACACCAGTTGTCGGGTTTTTGGTAATTGTTACTTTACGAATTGGAGTGCTATTAGAAAACAAAGTAGTAGCCAGTTTCCATCTTTTCACATCCCAGTAACGGAAATCTTCAAACGCCAATTCAATTCGGCGTTCATGTCTGATTACATCACGCATTTGGGCTTGTGATAAACCTTGGGCTACTTGTGGCATTCCTACACGCTGACGCACCAAGTTCAGCGCACTGCGAACTGACTCGTCTGGTCCAACAGCTTCATTTTGCGCTTCTGCATAATTCAACAGAATTTCTGCATAACGAATCAGTGGCCAGTTGTAACTGCTTCTTCCATTTGGATCTCCATTTGGATTAAAAGCTTCACTGGTGAATTTTCTCAAATAATATCCTGTTGGTGAAATTTTTTCACTGGTTATACCTGCAAGTGCATTTACAGTGATGTCTTCGCCACCAGTATACATTTGCATCTTTCTGCTTTTGAATGTTACATCATCATACAAAATGGTTGCATCAAATCGTGGGTCTCTGCCTGAATAAGGATTGGCAGCATTAAAACCTGATGCAGCGTCAGTAATTGGCTTACCTGTTGCCTTCATTTCATATTCATCCACCAAATTCTGAGTAGGACAATTGTAACCCAATCCACCGAAGTATGGCGACATTGTATTTTTATCAAATAAAGTACCTAACTCGTCAAAACGATCATTGTGCTGAACTGACAAGATCATCTCGACATTGTTTTTGGTCGCAAAAACATCTGTATAGGCTTTTACCGGATTGGCATCCGTCAAAAGTCTGTTTACATTTAAATTCATTATCGCTTTGGCAGTTGCCGCCGCGTTTGTCCAATCCTGTTTAAGCATCTGCACTCTGCATTTCATTGCCCATGCAGCTTGCTCTGTAATCCTGCCAGCATCACTTGCCGGATAAACAGTAGGAAGGTCTTTGGCGGCTAAATCTAGTTCACTAATAATGAAATCATAGCATTCCGAAAGGGTGTTTTTAGGCAGAAACAATGATTCATCATCATAATCTTGGGCAACCGTAATGATAGGTACTTCGCCAAAGAACTGAATTAGGTCATAATAATAATATGCGCGCAAGAATCTTACTTCAGCTTTTAAACGTGTGTTCAGCTGAGCATCGCCAGGCACCTCGTCAATTTTAGAGAGAAATATATTAGCTCTACGAATATAATTGTAACGCGAGGACCATAAGCCATTAAGTGGCGAATTGGTTGCTGTATATGCTGGATTGGCAAAGCTGATACGTGGTGATGTACTGCTTGTACTTGGATCCATGGCATCATCAGTTATACTACTGAACAACCTGCCGTTCAATAACGTATTGTTGAATCCGCTTCTTAACTGTGAATAGAAGTTATTAGCGTACAATGATACCAGCTTCTGATCCTGCCACATCTCAACATCAGAAATGCGGTCTTTGGGCTCTAAATCCAGTCCCGTTTTACAACTTGTAAGGCTGAAGATGCCGGAAACCAGTAGGCTTAATACAAATATTTTGGTTTTCATGTCTTTTCTTATTTTGCTGTCACCTTGTTTTTAATTTTTTACAGGCCAACGTTGATTCCGAGGCTATAATTACGCTGAATAGGATAATATCCACCACTTGTTGAAGCGTTTTCCATAACTTCTGGGTCAATATCTTTCACTGTTGAGAATGACATTAAATTCAACACGCTCGCAGAGATTGATACATTTGATAGTCCTATCCTCTTCACTAAATTGACAGGAACATTATATGCAAAGCCTAAATTCTTAAACCTGATATAATCACCTTTATTCAAGTAGTGGGTACTTGGTCTAAAACTTGCCAAATTGTTTGACGAGCTAGAAATACGTGGGTAACGTGCATCAGTATTATCAGGTCTCCAGCTATTGTTGTAACCATAATCAGTATAGATATTTGGTGCAAACGTAACCATATTTCCACCTGCTCCCTGGAAGAAAGCATTTACTGAAAATGACTTATATCTGAATGTTAGGTTCAAACCACCTGAGTAAGGAGGATAGACCGTATTATCATATACTATCTGGTCATTAGCATCAATTTTCTTATCACCATTCAAATCGGCGTATTTAATATCGCCTGGCTTAAGAGTTGAGTTCTTAACAGCCGCTCCGTCTTGGTTAACATCGTAATTGTTAATTTCCTCTTGTGTCTGGAAAATACCAAGTGATTGGTAGAAAGCTTTACTTAAAATAGAATGACCTTCTTTTTTCAAGTATTCCTTAGTTTCTGGCAATTCACCATAGTCAACAGCGCGTGACTTGGTATACTGGAAGCTAAGTGAGGTTTGAAGCGACATTTCTTTGCCAAACTTTGTATTATTGGTAAGAGACACTTCATAACCATTGTACTTCTCTTTAGCGAAGTTAAACAACGGTGCACCTATACCAAAAGTGGCAGGAATGGTAAGTAATTTTTCTTTAGGAAGATCAGAAACCTTCTTATCGTAAATATCAAATGTACCAGAAAGTAAACCGCTCCACAATGAGAAATCAACCCCAAGATTTCGCATCAAGCTTTTTCCCCACGTTACATTTACATTTGGAATATTACTGGTATTCAAAATAAAGGATGGTTGATAAGTACCGCCAAACGAATACCCTGCACCTCCATTTGGACCTGAAGTGGCAATGTTATAAGAATAATAGTAATTAGCTGCAGTCAGGTTATCAATACCAGTATAACCTAGGGATGCTCTAATTTTAAAATCATTCACAAAACGAAGGTTGTCTTTGATAAATTTCTCCTGGCTCAAACGCCATGCAACAGCTCCTCCCGAGAAAAAGCCCCATCTGTGTGCTTTAGGGAAGTTATCAGAAGCATCTGCACGCATTGAGTATTCCAAAGAATATTTACCGGCAAAATCATAGTTCAAACGAGCTAATCCTCCAACTCTACCTGACTCAGATTCATTACCAGCCGTTGTTTGGTTAAGTGTACGACCTGAACTGATGTTTTCAAGGTTACCAACAAGTCCATCGCGAGAAACAGTAGTATTAAGGGAGTTAGTATAATAGTTGGTTCCCAAAACCATAAGGCCTATTCTGTGCTTTTTGAACGCTTTTGAATAATCAAAACCTAAATCTGTATTAAAGAAATTGGCGCTACCAAGCTGCTCTTCAACTTTATTGGAAGAAAATCCTCCAGTTTTCCTATAACCTGTTGGAGAGCTAGCATCAGGCACATAGGTGTTGTAAAACTTCTGATAAGCTTTGTAGTCAGCAGCGTTAAAGTTGAGACTATTATTCAGTTTGAAAGTTAGACCTTCTATAAATGAAGGAGAGTATTCAAAGTTAGACTGAATTGAAATATTGTTAGACCTGTTAACTCTAGACCCTGCAATATCAGGCATGGTATTTACTAGCTTATTATTGTATTCGCTTGTACCATAGATTGAACCGTCCTTGTTATAAAATGGAGTAAGGGGGCTGCTAAGGAAAAGGTCACCAAATACAGCATCTCCAGTCTGATTAAATGCACTACTAACTCTAGTGGTTCTAAAACCAGTGCTTAGCCCTAGTTTGATATCATTGGAGATTTTGATATCTACATTTGATTGAATTGTATAGCGCTTAGAATCAAAGGCGCTGATAATACCTTTCTGGTCATTGAATGAGCCATTGATATAGTAACGAACCGATTCAGTTCCGCCTCTAACACTCATGGAGTGCGTTTGTTGCATAGCGGTACGTTGAACCATTCGGTCATAAAGACTTTCATTTGCATATTTAGCCGGATCTAAGCCATAGCGAATCACATTCAAAACTGAGTCATTGTATGAAATCGCTTGACCACTGTTCCTTTTGTATTCATTATCTACAAGAGCCCACTTATAGCTGTCAAACAGCTTAGGGAAGTTGGCTGGCTCATCCATTGAAAAGTTTGTAGAATAAGAAAACTGTGGCTTACCAATCTTTCCGCGTTTGGTAGTAATTACAATTACACCAAAAGAACCTCTGGTACCATAAACTGCAGTTGCCGCATTGTCTTTTAATACTGAAATAGACTCAACTTCATCAGGATTGATATCATCGATCGTTAGTCCGTTTAATGTAAGACCAACAGAGTTAGTATTATTGTCGTTATAACGTGGTACGCCATCTACTACAATCAAAGGTGTTTGCTTTGGATTGACCCCACGAATAAGAATTTGAGGTCTGGTTTTACCTGGAGTACCTCTACTGGAAATAACAGTCGCACCGGTTACCTTACCTTGCAAAGCATTAGCAATATTGGTTTGGTTTTCCTGCATAATTTCTTCAGCCTTGATTGTTGAAACTGAAGTAACAACATCTTTTTTCTGCTGCTTTCCATATGCCACAACTACAATTTCATCAAGTTGACGGCCCGAACTCTCCATTTGAACCTTGATACTGGCTTTTCCTTTCACATTGATTTCCTGAAACTTCATAGTAACATGGCTGACCATCAGAACGTCAAAACCTTCCGGCACTCTAATTGTGAAGTCACCGTATTTATCGGAAAGCGTTCCCAAATTGGTCCCTTTAACAAGAATTGTTGCTCCTTCTAAAGGCTGACCCTTTTCGTCCATTACACGTCCTTTAACCACATAAGACGGTTTAGAGACATCCACAGTCTTAACATCCTTTGTTTCTTTAGGAGCCTCTTGCGCCATTAGATTTACAGAAGTGGCAACCAAAAGGAAGGTAACCATTCCTTTATTTCTGATTCCTCTATTTAAGAGTTGTTTTATAGTATTAACTTTTGTGTAGTTCTGTTTCATTAGATTTGGATTGGTTGAGTTATTCTCAATAAATCTTTGTTTGCTGTTGAAAAGCAAATGAGTTGAAAAACTTACCTTTACGGATTGATAGGGCAAAGCATACCCCTCGATAATTTATGATCTAAGTCAATATTTCTTCTATCCCCCTCCTTTCACGAACCTCAATTTGAGGTCTTGGTTATTGATGGTTAAATTAAATCCTGATAAAAATTTCGTTTTTCCAAGTTCTATCAGAATTATAAAATTGCCTCATGTAGGAATTCCAAATTTGATTTTTACACGCCTCAGAAACAATGGACTATTCTGCCATTTTTCGACTAATTGATAGATTATTTACTTATTAAACTGAAAAACCACTTATGAAGCAACCTTGCAAGCAATTGTAAACCAACACTATCACTAAATATTAGCGTAATAAAGCGGAATTAAGGAATTGAATAGTGGCATAGTAAATGATACGTACCCTAACAGGATTAAGAACAGCAAAGCCTCATTCAGTTAAGAATGAGGCTTCCTTTGGTAACCTTTAAATTTTAATCAAAATCACCTACTTTCTTGCACATCAACCTTACTATCAGCTTTAATGTCATTGATGTTCATCTTTGAGGTATTCACCTGCAGTACACCCTGCAAATCAATATTTTTATTAATTAAAACATGCTTGCAGGCTGTCAAATGAACAGTTGCCCCCCTGCTGATTCCTTTCACATTAGGTTGCGGATAGATTATTTTATTGCCGGTAAATGTAAGGTAATCGACACTACGGGCACTTAATACAGTATTATTAGACACCTTAAATATATTATCCATAATGCGAATATTCCGATGCACACTATTAATTGCATCCAATTCATGATTTTCTGGTGCTATATTAATGGCTCCACTACCTGAATTATATCCACATTCCTCAAACACATTATTGCGTACTACCACATCCTGAACCGACCCCGACTCAAACCAGCTGCTGGCATCATCAGCAATTAAAATGGGATGCATCCCAGTACGATAAAAAACATTGTTTGTGATCAACACCTTTCTCCGTGTTGTGATCAACAATCCCCTGGTATTGGTGCGCTCGAAACGACTGTTTTGAACCGTTACCTCTGGAGTCCATGTAAGATTTTCGATGCACAAACCTGTTCGTATGTCAGCGGGCATAGGCTGATTCAATTCCAGCTCCATTTCTTTTTTGTTAATAAGCCTAGCTGACCTTACTGTTGCAACTGCCAGCGGCAATAGTGACTTTGGGTTCACCAAAGCAATGCTATCACCGGCAAAAAAAGCAGCGAACCCATAGGTTTGGTGATGCATAAACCGTACTGTAATTTTCCCTGCATTGTCTATTCCCGTTATCTGCAAATGCGTTCCATGAACATTAACAGGATCATCATGTGAACCGGAAGTAAAACAGCTATCGATCATCACTTTTCCTCGGCATCCTGAAAAATGGAAACAATCAGCAAACGAGGCAATCACCCTGCCACTGTTTTCCCTCGGAGCAACAGCTACTTTCTTCAGATATATGTTCTCAGAAAACTGGGATACGATCCCCAAACCATGCATATAGTGCATTTTGACAGCATTTAGCCATATGTTCTTGCTTAGCGAAATAAATGCTCCGCAATTATCGCGGTAAGGATCGCGGATAGTAAGTATTTGTCCAGGTTTGAATTGGGCCTTTGAAAAATCACCGACAAACTTTACATTAAATGGATCGGTTTCAACAGCCTTAGCCGACAGAAAAGGATCGAAAGTGCTATAGTGCAATGTATTCCTTTCAGGGCTAAAGAGAATAGTGTGATAAGATTTAGTTTTCCAGCCTTCTCCAATAAAGCAAATTCGACCGCTATCAATTACGTATTTTGAATCACGATGTATTTCGGTTTCAACTATATTGTTAGTAACTGACTTTATTGTCAACTCCGAAATTGTTGGTCTTTCATAATCAAACCTGATATTGTTGATTTTAATATTTTGACTGTTAAGAATAGCAAATGAGATCATTTTGCCATGAAGCACTACTAGCGTATTATTCCCATCCAGAGTTATGTTTTTACTGTTTTCAAATAAAAACGCAATATTCTTCACTTTCGAAAGCGTATCACTTTCTGTACAGTTAGAAACATACAATTCACGCTTCTCAGCTTCATCCGGCCAAATATCTATGCGGCCACCGGGCAATACCAAAACAGTGCTATTTTTTGCTTTACAAGCATTGATGGCCCTTTTAATCCCTGTTGCCGCATTTTCAAAACTGTTTGATTTTACACCAAAATCGGATGCTTTGATTACGTCTTGACTAAAAACATTTTTAACTCCAAAACATAGGCAAACAATGGCTACAAGTAGGTATTTCACTTTCATCCCGTTTTTATTAGCGTAGTTCAAAAAACATATAATTTACTTTGATAAATAGTACCAAAGGCTGTATAAATTAGATTTCATATTGGGCTCCGCTACCATTTGCAACTTCAACTTTCCACCTTTTAGCACCTCACTTTGCAATAGCTTGAAATCATTAAGCGGTTGTCCATTAAAGGATGCTGATTTAATGTATTTATTTTCTTTCGATGCGTCTGAAGCCTCAATCACTAACTCTTTTCCGCGATTGTATTTGCCATCCAAATGCACCGTAATTTTAGAATACCTAGGACTGCCTAATTCATAAACCGGCTGAGCCGAACAACCTCCGTCCATTTGAAAAAGACCAATTGCGCTCATCACAAACCAGCTACTCATCTGTCCTAAATCTTCATCGCCCGGATAAGCATCGTAAGGGGTGCAACCGTAATATTGTTCCTGAATAGCTCTTACCCATTTTTGCGTCAGGTGAGGAACTCCTGCCCAATTAAACAAATACGCAACCTGCATGGTGGGTTCATTACCATGATTGATCGGATAAGCTGAGAAATTATCTCCCAAGGCATTAAAGTTGGCTTTTGATGATTTCAACATAGCTGTATCCAAACGATTAATAAAACGTTCTTTGCCAATTGCAGAAATTAATCCATTAGGATCATGGGGTACAAACCACGTGTAATTAAAGGAATTGCCTTCAACAAATCCGGGAGTATGATAAGGATCAAATGGTGACATCCATTTTCCTTCTTTGTTTTTCGGACGCACAAATCCACTAACTGTATCCAT
Above is a window of Solitalea lacus DNA encoding:
- a CDS encoding TlpA family protein disulfide reductase → MLLNKVLLPALFVVCSTGMLKAQVVSTTKADSLKQIEERKAKYLQGLRKVSSDKELKYADSITQAKNIFSSDIRFLTPDYKKLYYTEFNQLIENSHFKMIADVFVDSASVIRAKVARPATKKEEEKTIADLKKVIDEETKSPRGQEREKIFASQLGKPAPLFSVVDVDNVKYDLNQLKGKVVVLNFWFTACAPCKKEIPDLNAMVEKYKGKDVVFLAFEVNSYEPAKLKAITEKFFKYTMIPSTRKEGDVASKYQIKAYPTSYVIDQSGIVRFAVAYNPFRLPEMDKTIEGLLMKKPVATKKPAKK
- a CDS encoding SusC/RagA family TonB-linked outer membrane protein, which codes for MKQNYTKVNTIKQLLNRGIRNKGMVTFLLVATSVNLMAQEAPKETKDVKTVDVSKPSYVVKGRVMDEKGQPLEGATILVKGTNLGTLSDKYGDFTIRVPEGFDVLMVSHVTMKFQEINVKGKASIKVQMESSGRQLDEIVVVAYGKQQKKDVVTSVSTIKAEEIMQENQTNIANALQGKVTGATVISSRGTPGKTRPQILIRGVNPKQTPLIVVDGVPRYNDNNTNSVGLTLNGLTIDDINPDEVESISVLKDNAATAVYGTRGSFGVIVITTKRGKIGKPQFSYSTNFSMDEPANFPKLFDSYKWALVDNEYKRNSGQAISYNDSVLNVIRYGLDPAKYANESLYDRMVQRTAMQQTHSMSVRGGTESVRYYINGSFNDQKGIISAFDSKRYTIQSNVDIKISNDIKLGLSTGFRTTRVSSAFNQTGDAVFGDLFLSSPLTPFYNKDGSIYGTSEYNNKLVNTMPDIAGSRVNRSNNISIQSNFEYSPSFIEGLTFKLNNSLNFNAADYKAYQKFYNTYVPDASSPTGYRKTGGFSSNKVEEQLGSANFFNTDLGFDYSKAFKKHRIGLMVLGTNYYTNSLNTTVSRDGLVGNLENISSGRTLNQTTAGNESESGRVGGLARLNYDFAGKYSLEYSMRADASDNFPKAHRWGFFSGGAVAWRLSQEKFIKDNLRFVNDFKIRASLGYTGIDNLTAANYYYSYNIATSGPNGGAGYSFGGTYQPSFILNTSNIPNVNVTWGKSLMRNLGVDFSLWSGLLSGTFDIYDKKVSDLPKEKLLTIPATFGIGAPLFNFAKEKYNGYEVSLTNNTKFGKEMSLQTSLSFQYTKSRAVDYGELPETKEYLKKEGHSILSKAFYQSLGIFQTQEEINNYDVNQDGAAVKNSTLKPGDIKYADLNGDKKIDANDQIVYDNTVYPPYSGGLNLTFRYKSFSVNAFFQGAGGNMVTFAPNIYTDYGYNNSWRPDNTDARYPRISSSSNNLASFRPSTHYLNKGDYIRFKNLGFAYNVPVNLVKRIGLSNVSISASVLNLMSFSTVKDIDPEVMENASTSGGYYPIQRNYSLGINVGL
- a CDS encoding TlpA family protein disulfide reductase → MKTINKLLIAAFSLALSAQSSYAQTVKFVTIDSTKAYFKNADSIAARKTKALAGMEDLKKATPEFMKALNEAAKDKEFKLAEIKYYTAEYIQIPFEQYRKLLYDISGDWTDNTYGDIGYNKKAAVLRKTTPEEKAKRVEAVRASYASKSGSPIATNNVELSKLVGQPAPDFTVKTLDGKEVSISSLKGKVVVMNFWFTMCKPCVEEIPTLNKFVEKYKDRKDIVFLAPECANATNEDVQKFLKRAPFSYQIVLGGKDAAMKQYQAKVFPANFLIDKNGIIRTGYVGLNPVALDDYGKMIPKLLEEAPVKVVNKK
- a CDS encoding RagB/SusD family nutrient uptake outer membrane protein; this encodes MKTKIFVLSLLVSGIFSLTSCKTGLDLEPKDRISDVEMWQDQKLVSLYANNFYSQLRSGFNNTLLNGRLFSSITDDAMDPSTSSTSPRISFANPAYTATNSPLNGLWSSRYNYIRRANIFLSKIDEVPGDAQLNTRLKAEVRFLRAYYYYDLIQFFGEVPIITVAQDYDDESLFLPKNTLSECYDFIISELDLAAKDLPTVYPASDAGRITEQAAWAMKCRVQMLKQDWTNAAATAKAIMNLNVNRLLTDANPVKAYTDVFATKNNVEMILSVQHNDRFDELGTLFDKNTMSPYFGGLGYNCPTQNLVDEYEMKATGKPITDAASGFNAANPYSGRDPRFDATILYDDVTFKSRKMQMYTGGEDITVNALAGITSEKISPTGYYLRKFTSEAFNPNGDPNGRSSYNWPLIRYAEILLNYAEAQNEAVGPDESVRSALNLVRQRVGMPQVAQGLSQAQMRDVIRHERRIELAFEDFRYWDVKRWKLATTLFSNSTPIRKVTITKNPTTGVKTYAYSAFTTTQYSRAFLDKHYLFPIPQTEMDRPGNKLIQNKDW